A single genomic interval of Mucilaginibacter boryungensis harbors:
- a CDS encoding alpha-d-galacturonidase: protein MRKRTSLCAILFIFCFVLIATASVPPARKVNIVTYPNHHTRIDYGVQKLTGALKKAGYTVTRSTGKAANGIPNIAINVKGENKNSGKKEGFSITGAIKNITITGNDNSGALYGCLELADRINAQHKLPAYINFTDQPEMVLRGACVGVQKPALLPGRGTYEYPYTPENFPWFYDKALWSRYLDSLAENRMNSLYLWNGHPFASLVKLKDYPYAVEVDDATFKKNEEIYGWLAEECDKRGIWLIQGFYNIIVSKPFAERNHLKTQDRNRHIVPIIADYTQKSIAAFVQKYPNVGLLITLGEAMEGVGQDDTDWFTKTIIPGVKDGLKALGRTDEPPIVLRAHDSDAPTVMKYAKPLYSNLYTMAKYNGEALTTYTPHGPWADLHRTLSKIGTVQIENVHILANLEPFRYGSADFVQKCVLAMHNTYGANGLHIYPQASYWDWPYTADNANGKRILQIDRDWIWYKEWARYAWNAHRDRADEVKYWSGELAAKYGTNSGVGKDILDAYEQSGEISPMILRRFGITDGNRQTMTLGMLMQQLVNPEKFGLFSLLYNSEGPMGEMLSEYAEKEWKHQPHVGETPGMVINEIIARGKKAVEAIDQASPQVKRDKAEFERLKNDMYCYNAMANCYAYKAKAALWVLRYKYSDDVKDLEKALPELEISLKYFDELVMLTKTSYLYANSMQTRQRKIPVPGTDAKMKEWIELLPVYQKELANFKRNIDSLKSPQANAKKTEKIVLTDADVTINDLPRYKIATGEKVYTDSANAIKNMAPELAGLHGIQLNATKQRKDGTTITFTNAKPVKVLVGYFVNKDNAYLQPSLLENDASANDYGQADAKITSAIQISALPPVNVHTYTFKAGTNTLSLAKGQCLILGIVDDTARIPVYDAGLSNEGNIKDLRWLFN from the coding sequence ATGAGAAAAAGAACCAGCCTTTGTGCTATCCTGTTCATATTTTGCTTTGTGCTGATAGCGACTGCATCGGTACCGCCTGCAAGAAAGGTTAACATTGTTACTTACCCAAACCACCATACCCGGATTGATTACGGTGTGCAAAAGCTGACCGGTGCCTTGAAAAAAGCGGGTTATACTGTTACACGCAGTACGGGTAAGGCTGCCAATGGTATCCCTAATATTGCTATTAATGTAAAAGGGGAAAATAAAAACAGTGGTAAAAAGGAAGGTTTTAGCATTACCGGCGCTATAAAAAACATAACCATAACTGGGAATGATAACTCGGGCGCGCTTTATGGTTGTTTAGAACTGGCCGATCGTATCAATGCTCAACACAAACTACCCGCATATATCAATTTCACCGATCAGCCTGAAATGGTACTGCGCGGCGCTTGTGTAGGTGTCCAAAAACCGGCTTTACTGCCCGGTCGCGGTACTTATGAATATCCTTACACGCCCGAGAATTTTCCGTGGTTTTATGATAAGGCATTATGGTCGCGCTATTTGGATTCACTGGCCGAAAACCGGATGAATTCATTATACCTGTGGAACGGTCACCCGTTTGCATCGCTGGTGAAACTGAAGGATTATCCTTACGCGGTGGAGGTAGACGACGCCACTTTTAAAAAGAACGAAGAAATTTACGGATGGCTGGCCGAAGAGTGCGATAAGCGCGGTATTTGGCTGATCCAGGGCTTCTACAACATCATCGTATCAAAACCTTTTGCCGAACGTAACCACCTGAAAACGCAGGACCGTAACCGTCATATTGTACCTATCATTGCCGATTATACTCAAAAGTCAATAGCGGCCTTTGTGCAGAAATACCCCAATGTTGGCTTGCTGATTACTTTGGGCGAAGCAATGGAAGGTGTTGGGCAGGATGATACCGATTGGTTCACCAAAACTATTATTCCGGGTGTGAAAGATGGCCTGAAAGCTTTAGGCCGCACTGACGAACCGCCCATTGTTTTACGTGCGCACGATAGTGATGCACCTACCGTTATGAAATATGCCAAGCCACTGTACAGTAACTTGTATACTATGGCCAAATATAATGGAGAGGCCCTAACTACCTACACGCCCCATGGCCCTTGGGCCGATCTGCATCGCACGCTAAGTAAAATAGGTACCGTACAAATAGAGAACGTACACATTTTGGCGAATCTGGAACCCTTCCGTTATGGCTCGGCAGACTTTGTGCAGAAATGCGTACTGGCTATGCACAATACTTATGGCGCCAATGGCCTGCACATTTACCCCCAGGCATCCTACTGGGATTGGCCCTACACTGCCGATAACGCCAACGGCAAACGCATTTTGCAGATTGACAGGGACTGGATATGGTACAAGGAATGGGCACGCTATGCCTGGAACGCGCACAGGGACAGGGCTGATGAAGTGAAATACTGGTCGGGGGAATTGGCTGCCAAATATGGCACTAACAGCGGCGTGGGTAAAGATATACTGGACGCCTATGAACAAAGCGGTGAAATATCCCCAATGATACTTCGCCGTTTCGGCATTACCGATGGCAACCGTCAAACCATGACCTTAGGCATGCTGATGCAGCAGTTGGTGAACCCCGAAAAATTTGGCTTGTTCAGTTTATTATATAACTCGGAAGGGCCGATGGGCGAGATGTTGAGCGAATATGCCGAGAAAGAATGGAAGCACCAGCCGCACGTAGGCGAAACCCCGGGAATGGTGATCAATGAGATTATTGCCCGCGGTAAAAAGGCCGTGGAGGCTATAGACCAGGCATCGCCGCAGGTAAAGAGGGATAAAGCCGAATTTGAGCGCCTGAAGAATGATATGTATTGCTACAATGCCATGGCCAATTGCTACGCCTACAAAGCTAAAGCGGCGCTATGGGTACTGCGCTACAAATACAGCGACGATGTTAAAGACCTGGAAAAAGCCTTGCCCGAACTGGAAATCAGCCTGAAATATTTTGATGAGCTGGTAATGCTGACAAAAACCAGCTACCTGTATGCCAACAGCATGCAAACCCGCCAGCGTAAAATACCTGTGCCGGGCACGGATGCAAAAATGAAAGAATGGATAGAGCTGCTACCCGTGTACCAAAAAGAACTGGCCAACTTCAAACGTAATATCGATTCGCTGAAATCGCCGCAGGCCAATGCCAAAAAAACTGAAAAAATTGTATTGACTGATGCCGATGTTACCATCAACGACTTACCGCGCTACAAGATAGCTACGGGCGAAAAGGTTTACACCGATAGCGCCAATGCCATCAAAAACATGGCACCCGAACTGGCAGGTCTGCATGGTATTCAGTTAAATGCTACCAAACAGCGTAAAGATGGGACTACCATCACCTTTACCAATGCCAAACCGGTTAAAGTTTTAGTAGGTTATTTTGTGAATAAGGATAACGCCTACTTACAGCCATCGCTGCTGGAAAATGATGCCAGCGCCAACGATTACGGTCAGGCT